The Streptococcus toyakuensis genome has a window encoding:
- the udk gene encoding uridine kinase translates to MQNRPIIIGVTGGSGGGKTSVSRAILSHFPDEKISMIEHDSYYKDQSHLTFEERVKTNYDHPFAFDTDLMIGQIKELLAGRPVDIPTYDYTEHTRSSKTYRQEPQDVFIVEGILVLEDKRLRDLMDIKIFVDTDDDVRIIRRIKRDMEERGRSLDSVIDQYLGVVKPMYHQFIEPTKRYADIVIPEGVSNTVAIDLLTTKIAKILEEARNSK, encoded by the coding sequence ATGCAAAATAGACCAATCATTATCGGAGTGACAGGTGGTTCTGGTGGTGGTAAGACCAGTGTTTCAAGAGCCATTTTATCGCATTTTCCTGATGAAAAGATTTCCATGATTGAGCATGATTCATACTACAAGGATCAGTCTCATTTGACCTTTGAAGAGCGTGTCAAAACCAACTACGACCATCCTTTTGCCTTTGATACAGACTTGATGATCGGGCAGATTAAGGAATTGTTGGCAGGGCGTCCGGTGGACATCCCGACCTATGACTATACAGAACATACACGAAGTAGCAAGACCTATCGTCAAGAACCTCAAGATGTCTTTATCGTTGAGGGGATTTTGGTCTTGGAGGACAAGCGTCTGCGCGATTTGATGGATATTAAGATTTTTGTGGATACGGATGATGATGTGCGCATTATTCGTCGTATCAAGCGTGATATGGAAGAGCGTGGCCGTAGCCTTGATAGTGTTATTGACCAGTATTTAGGCGTAGTCAAACCTATGTACCATCAGTTTATCGAGCCAACCAAGCGTTATGCGGATATTGTCATTCCTGAGGGAGTCAGTAACACAGTGGCTATCGATCTTTTGACAACCAAGATTGCAAAGATTTTGGAAGAAGCTCGAAACAGCAAATAA